The nucleotide window GACGCAGCCACGGACCGTGTACTCGGTGTGCACATTATCGGGCCGCGTGCCGGCGACCTCATCGCCGAAGCCGCCGCAGCAATGGCCTACGGCGCAAGCAGCGAAGACATCGCGCGCACCTGCCACGCCCATCCGACCCTGTCGGAAGTCCTGCGGGAGGCCGCCCTCGCCGTAGACGGCCGCCCGCTAAACATTTAGCCCAAGCTAGAAACCGTCAAACGGCCGGTTGTAACGGCCAAAGATCCGCGCGCTGTCTTCCGTCATCGGGAACTTGTCCGACTGATACCGCAGGAAGTTGACGTGACCGTCCAGGTACAGCACATTCCCCCCGCCGGGCACGTGCGAGAAGTCCGCGACGCTGGTGGTGATGTGGTCCCAACATACCGGCACGGTGCTCGCCGCTTCGCTGCTCGCTGCCGGATTGTTGATGTCGGAAATCAAGAACCGCTCGATTCCCTGGCGTAGACGGTACAGGGTGTCTCCACCCCCTGCCTGGGTGCCGGCAAACGCCGCGGAGACTGTGAAGTCGTCGTCGCTGGCCTCGCCGCCCGTGGCCACGTTTTCCTGAGCCAACTCACCCCAAGGCGTGTTCAGATACTGTGACTCCGCAAAACGGCCGCCGGTATCTGTACCGACTGTCCCGACCAGCGCAGCTCCAAGGATGTTGATGTCGTCCAGGATAAGCCAACCGGTGTAATCGTAAGGTTCTTTGGTCAGCTCACACGGCTCGACAATCCCGTTGTCGTTGCCCTTTTCTCGGTCGAACCGCTCCAAGGGACTCGTCTGCGGCGCCCAAGATGGACACCACACGACATTTACGTCCGTGAGATACTCCGGCATCAAGGCCGGGCCGCTGAAAATCATCTCGGTGCCCAAGGTACCGTTACACTTATAGGTCTGGCGCGGCGGCAGCTTGTCCTTGTTCTCCCCGGCGTACATGAACATGACCAACCCAAGCTGCTTCAGGTTGTTTTGACAGCTCGCCCGGCGGGCCGCTTCTCGTGCGCGGGCCAGTGCGGGCAACAGAATAGCCGCCAGAATCCCAATAATGGCAATAACGACCAGCAATTCGATAAGTGTGAAACCCCTGCGGCTCATGAAACTCAACTCCTGCTCGGTAGAGCGTTGACGGTCTTCATT belongs to Candidatus Hydrogenedentota bacterium and includes:
- a CDS encoding DUF1559 domain-containing protein; amino-acid sequence: MSRRGFTLIELLVVIAIIGILAAILLPALARAREAARRASCQNNLKQLGLVMFMYAGENKDKLPPRQTYKCNGTLGTEMIFSGPALMPEYLTDVNVVWCPSWAPQTSPLERFDREKGNDNGIVEPCELTKEPYDYTGWLILDDINILGAALVGTVGTDTGGRFAESQYLNTPWGELAQENVATGGEASDDDFTVSAAFAGTQAGGGDTLYRLRQGIERFLISDINNPAASSEAASTVPVCWDHITTSVADFSHVPGGGNVLYLDGHVNFLRYQSDKFPMTEDSARIFGRYNRPFDGF